The Antechinus flavipes isolate AdamAnt ecotype Samford, QLD, Australia chromosome 4, AdamAnt_v2, whole genome shotgun sequence genomic interval ttaaaGATCTTTAGAATAAGATTCCACAATTAAATCCCCATCCctaaataatggagaaaataaagttACAGACTCAGCTGGAAACCATGGTAAGGACATTTTCGAGCCCAAAGGAAAGATAATTGCCCCATAATTCTTAAAACAAATTAGGgaaacattcattcattccctgAGACTATGTCCTGCCATAATAATATCAAATAAGGAATGCCAGTGAATTAGGAAGTCTGCTGAACACTGCATAAAGCCAAGATTTGCTTTGTAAATtaattctggggaaaaaaagcaatgacAAGTGAAAATGAGACCACCATTCCACTGATGTCTGCCATACCTGGTAAGTCCTAGAACCTCAATACTTACAAATTAATTCTAAGTTTGAGTACAAATTCTAAAATTTACTGCTCTGAAGCTCATTTAATCTTAAAAACCAACTGGTACATTACAAAATGACAAAATACATAATTAAATAGGACCAGCAAGTCTAAGTCACTTGGAATATGCTCTGAGAGGAAAAGTTCCACAGTAGAAAACTTGTGACAGTCTTTGATTCAAAAGAAACGTCAGTCTTAccctaaaaatatttattgcatggATCTCTCTCAATTGGAATGTACTTGGATTATTAAATAGTAAGTCCCCAGACCAGCCAGGAGAAAAAGTGAAATTCATCCCTAGAAAAATTGTAAATGTTTCTCATGAAATGGATTTTAAAGAAACTGAGTAAATTTAACTTTTACCAGAATTCATTCCCAAATTGGTAGGGATTAGAAGAATGGCTATCAGAAATGACTTCTCTTTTGCTATTCTTCCACTTGGTAAAATTtcacataattgaaaaaaatttaggtACAAAATGGAACCATCTTACTTTCTACAGGGTTTGCTAATTTCAAGAGACAAAAAAATGGGACTGCATCTATGATTATGAAATATTGATTATTAAGCATCTTATAAAAGTTGTCACTTAAAAGTCATTTGGtgtcattttctccaaagattaaGATGCTTCAAAAAATTCAAGAATACCAAAGACTTAGGGAATTATCATCATGAATAATTTCCAATGTCTATTGCTTCAACTATCTGTATCTGCCCCTACTACAGAGGTAGGTTAccagaatatatttaaaaagcactCTTTTGGAAACTCCCTAAACAAACCCTTATATAACCATTTGGTTTCCTAAACCAATGTCCTGTTGTTTTTAATGAGGTTATCTAAGCACATTTTTCTTTCATCAAGCTCTTGCTGAGTAGCATCTCATGTACTCTGTCATCCATGGATTATCTGCAGAGGAAGGCTTGATCCTTCTGGGTTTCTGAACATCTGCAGAAGAGGCTCTCTGCCTCAGAGTGACCAGTTTCCTTTTTTCCACTTGTCTTCTATTCTTGGCTCGTAATGCTGACTCATGAATCTgtgaaggtttaaaaaaattgagtatcATAAATCAAATTGTCCTGGCATTGACAAGGTACTATTTTAGTCGagactatttttttcttgaatccaGCCTGCTGATTCAAATAAGGGTTTAAATGTGTTAACACATTATAAAATAGTGGACAGTTGCCAAAATACTCCATTACTAAgggaaatcacagatttaaaaccaaacaaaaaatagttaatgaattaatgaaagaaatttggaggcattaaaaaaaaagaaggctgcTTCAGGGTCACAAATATTTGGGCTAACCTCTTTAATATCTaacattaggcaagtcacttaatcttgtaaCACTCCAGAAAATTCTGGAGTTAAAAGTTGAAAGGAGGTGCCTACCTGCTTTGATAGATGGAGTTTCTCTCATTGATAGTTCCCTATATTCATAAAATTTTAGGTCCActccaaaaaaaaaccaaaagaatttttatttttacacatcCAAGTTTGTAGAGATACAGCTAACAACATGACTTTGGTGGACTTATGATAGAATTACTAGCATTTATCACGCCCATTTGTCTGACCTTAAATGAATTCAGAGAatttcagaactgaaaggaatcCTATTAAAACTGGTTCATGAAATTATTTACATGAAGTTTTAGTGGGAATagtattgaaaatatttttactatgATAATTTATATACCTGTGTATCAGACTACATATAAAGTGGCACAACAGTATTAAATATATAGGGAAAATCTGTTCTCTGAATCTTCTTCTGACTGCCTTAGTCCCAAGAGATCTAGCTATATATGTGTGCTTTTATTGGAAATGCTACTCTAAAATAACCTAAAAATTGTTTGCCACTTTATGGCGAGATATGAGATCAGATACTTGCTACTATCACTATAAGTCTTAAAGCAAAATTTCCTGAGATTCAAAGTGGGTTCAAATAACCTGCAAACAAAATCTGACACTTTGGATGGATTATATTCAGAACTTTGCCTACTCCTCTTTCCAagtcaatttatatttattttagacACAGTGTAAGTTGACCAACCAAATGATTATTTCATAGACTATAAAACATAAGTGCAATAAATTAGCAAGAAACATCAAAATACTAATTAAAATCTTGTTGCATTATTAAGTACTCTCCAAATTATTTGCCAAAAGGCCCAAATATTACTTTTAAAGCAATAGTTTATAGTTTGAAAGCATTTTGTTAAGCCAAGACTCTTGTTGCTGCCAATGAAATTTAACCTAAATTAAGAATTTGCCTTTTcatgctaaaaagaaaaaaaagttatgaactttgttgtgagctattattattaacaaataatATTGTTTCCCAGAAAATTACTTAGAAACCTGGACATTCAAAAATCAGTCTTCATGACCCACTTACATGGTGAATAAGGTACTAAAGTATAAGGGGATAATGAATTTAGTTAGGAATGTCTAAAAGGAAATGTGATTATGGTTTGGAGAAACAAGTTAAGTGCATGATAGAatggataaggaaaaaataaatgtattaactAGACATTTGGGCAAAAACTAAAAAGCATTATATGAGTTTCAGTAACTACTAATATgagatttataaaaaatatattactaGTTATTTTGACACAAAGATTCCACATACAAAATAACTAGCTTAGCAAAGCTGAAGAAGAGAATATCCTAGGAGGTTCTGTTCCCAGTGTCTACAATAACAACTgctgttttgtaagaaacaaagtataaacacatacacacaaaattcACCTTCTCATCTTCCACccttttagtaaaaaaaattggacaaagagagataaagaaaatctAGCATTTTTTGTGACACCAAAGACAGCTTCATAGCATGCTTTTCCTACTTGTAACTGAATCCTTAGAAAGTCTGTATCTCATACCATACTCTAAtaaggagctcttggaaccaacaAAGGTGTCTCTATTTTTGTATACAGACACTTGTGGCCTGCCCCTGGACTATCCACATTcagcaaggaaaataaaatcagagaatttCACAGTCGCTGTTCTGAAATCAACATTACTCTTCTCTACTCATTCCAATTTACTTGTCCCTTTTCTCATGGTACTGCAAATTCTAATTGGGTCTTACCATCAGGAATCTATTacctgtttgttttctttgtttttctgtacCCCCAAAAGTCCCTTCTTTCCTGGATTTATGATATTGCTATATCCTTTTCCTATGCTAATTAcatagggaaaggaaaagaaataatgtcGATAGAGCAGAAAGAAAATGGACTCAAACTCAGGAGTCCTAGCAGTGCTGACTATAGGCAAGTCATCTTATCTCTTAGGAGCCTTAGTTTCCTACCTCTCAAAAGTGGGAAAAACAATTCTCGTTCTGCCTTACTCCACAGAGTTATTGAGAAGAAactacaaaccttaaagcactgcataaaactgaattattaaattattagctGACCTTCTTGACTATGAACCTTTTCTGTATAGACcttatgcacacatacacatcctTTGGAGCCCTGGACGTTGCTGACCCACTTCGTCCAACTGCATCCCAAGAGGCAGAactattaatatggaaatgtccCAGCATGCTGGATGGAAAGTAGTGCTTTTTGGTATAAATGTCAACCTCATATCTCTTTCAGATGAGGTAGAAAGTGAGCTGAACTCCTAAGGGAACTTACCTGTTGGGCCGAAGCGGAAGCACATACATTATGTGTTTTTTGGCTCCCagtatctgtctgtctttctccccaGCCATAAAGAGCAAATGgatgtttgatttcttttgttttactggGTCTTTGAGGACTTTTAGCTGGTTTCTTATCTGCTTTAGCAAGCAAGGCACGTTGTTGAGGATGCTCAGTAGTATCCAGTAACTTATCTTTCACTTCTCTCTGTTGTTCTTTTGCTTCCCTctgctgtttatttttttcttgtatatctTTCCCaggtgtttctttaaaaaaaaaaaggaaaaaaaccattaTTCACAATTAgggatttaaagaaaaaggaaaatagctagcatttgtatagtgcctgttatgtgccaggcaccataccaggcactttacaaattttatgtcATGCTATTTGATCCCAGTTTTACAATGatagaaactgaggtaaataagttaagtgacttgtgaaaGATCTTACagctaaatatctgaggctggctttgaatttaggtcttcctaaattccagacccagtactctattcactgtgtcaagtgtatgtgtgtgtgtgttatattgTGTGTATCTATActttcactaaagaaaaaaataggcacTATTGATTTTACAAATAACTGAGTTTACTGTAGCTAGATTCACACCtcctcttagaaaaagaaatttagtaatacaaaatgaaatgagaccAAAAGAATCATGATTACAATGTCATAAACAAAAGtaactttgaaaaattttagAACTCTAATTGATACATGACAAACCACAAGTCTAGAGGACTGAAGATAAAGCACGGTATCATCTCCTGACATACATATGACAGAGACACTCAAAATACAGAATAATGAGACTTGTATTTTTGGACAAGACCAATGATGGAATAAGTTTTACTTGACCAAACATATTTGTTATGatgattttagttttctttttgttgttgtttcttagaagaaaagaaatatgttaattgggaaaagaaatacaatatttagaatctaaaaaattttttaacacaagcttatttcacttttaaaagaaacaccTGAAGAATGCACTAAAGTAGAATAGTATGTTCAAATAATCTAAGTTGGATATGTTATAATCTCTCTGCATAAAATGCAGGGAACTGGCAAGAATGAATGCTGAAGGAGAATCAGACTTCCCAAGGCTGAAAATGAAATCAACAactaaaacaagtatttatttatttattatgcatCATTCACTTATACCAGAAGATTTAGGAGATATATAGAAAAACAA includes:
- the CCSAP gene encoding centriole, cilia and spindle-associated protein; this translates as MHSGSKVKSEYMKRYKDPKWDTWGSCYRELLHYRLSRRLLEQTHNPWLWDGWGPSTNSDDSSSSGGGGASSPLCPPGASALSPPPSPPKSLREGAEPGVEDKGSEVSEDEDAASLPETPGKDIQEKNKQQREAKEQQREVKDKLLDTTEHPQQRALLAKADKKPAKSPQRPSKTKEIKHPFALYGWGERQTDTGSQKTHNVCASASAQQIHESALRAKNRRQVEKRKLVTLRQRASSADVQKPRRIKPSSADNPWMTEYMRCYSARA